Proteins from a single region of Nakamurella deserti:
- a CDS encoding aldo/keto reductase — protein sequence MAAPTVRTVSLPNGSTVPALGLGTWYMGEQPARRGTELAALRMGIEHGLTLIDTAEMYGDGTAEELVGEAIAGRRDSVYLVSKVVPSHATRRGTLEACQASLRRLGTDHLDLYLLHWRGRVPLAETVAGFEDLVQAGLIGGWGVSNLDAPDLDELASVAGGARVQTDQVLYNLARRGPEYDLLPRCRAAGMPLMAYSPVDHGQLLKHPAVRDMAGAKEITPAQLALAWVLRLPEVFAVIKASTPARVMENRAAMEIGFNQAELEQLDRMFPPPTSKVPLEML from the coding sequence ATGGCCGCACCCACCGTCCGCACAGTGTCCCTGCCCAACGGGAGCACCGTCCCGGCACTGGGCTTGGGCACCTGGTACATGGGTGAGCAGCCCGCCCGGCGCGGCACCGAGTTGGCCGCCCTGCGCATGGGCATCGAGCACGGCCTGACGCTGATCGACACCGCCGAGATGTACGGCGACGGCACCGCCGAGGAGCTCGTCGGCGAGGCCATCGCGGGGCGGCGGGACAGCGTCTACCTGGTCAGCAAGGTGGTGCCCAGCCACGCCACGCGACGAGGGACCCTGGAGGCCTGCCAGGCCAGTCTGCGGCGGTTGGGCACCGATCACCTCGACCTGTACCTGCTGCACTGGCGCGGCCGAGTGCCTCTGGCTGAGACGGTGGCGGGGTTCGAGGACCTTGTGCAGGCGGGGCTGATCGGCGGGTGGGGCGTCAGCAACCTCGATGCCCCGGACCTCGACGAGCTCGCCTCGGTGGCGGGTGGAGCGCGGGTGCAGACCGATCAGGTGCTCTACAACCTGGCCCGCCGAGGACCTGAGTACGACCTCCTCCCCAGATGCCGCGCGGCCGGCATGCCGTTGATGGCCTACTCCCCGGTCGACCACGGCCAACTGCTCAAGCACCCCGCGGTCCGAGACATGGCCGGCGCAAAAGAGATAACTCCCGCCCAGCTGGCCCTCGCCTGGGTGCTGCGACTCCCCGAGGTCTTCGCCGTCATCAAGGCATCCACGCCGGCGCGGGTGATGGAGAACCGCGCCGCGATGGAGATCGGCTTCAACCAAGCAGAGCTGGAACAGCTCGACCGGATGTTCCCACCACCAACCAGCAAGGTGCCGCTCGAGATGCTCTGA
- a CDS encoding SDR family oxidoreductase, whose protein sequence is MPPTTAVVTGGESGIGRATALALAAAGMDVGLTWFTDESAAQAVAVEIVRLGRRAAVARMDATRLSEIATAVDGLAVDLGGLDVYVHNAGGGPGGRLVDLDLQTWRHTLTLNLDAAFVGVQRAAQRMIEAGRGGRILAVTSVHADLPGMGAAAYSAAKHGITGLIRTAALELAVHGITANTVAPGEIATPMTGLDGVDPYTVDRPGIPAGRPGDPREIAAVVAFLASPAAAYVTGASWTVDGGMGLMGAQAAPLLTSDAWRR, encoded by the coding sequence GTGCCACCCACGACTGCGGTCGTCACCGGCGGCGAATCCGGTATCGGCCGGGCCACCGCACTGGCGCTCGCCGCGGCGGGGATGGACGTCGGCCTGACCTGGTTCACCGACGAGTCCGCGGCACAGGCGGTGGCCGTCGAGATCGTCCGGCTGGGTCGGCGAGCGGCGGTGGCCCGGATGGACGCCACCCGCCTGTCCGAGATCGCTACCGCCGTCGACGGTCTGGCCGTCGATCTCGGTGGTCTCGACGTCTACGTGCACAACGCCGGCGGCGGCCCCGGCGGCCGCCTCGTCGACCTCGACCTGCAGACCTGGCGGCACACGCTGACGCTCAACCTCGACGCGGCGTTCGTCGGCGTCCAGCGGGCCGCGCAGCGGATGATCGAGGCCGGCCGGGGTGGCCGGATCCTGGCCGTGACCAGCGTGCACGCCGACCTCCCGGGCATGGGCGCCGCCGCCTACTCCGCCGCCAAGCACGGGATCACCGGCCTGATCCGCACCGCTGCGTTGGAACTCGCCGTCCACGGCATCACCGCCAATACGGTGGCCCCGGGCGAGATCGCGACACCCATGACGGGACTGGACGGAGTCGACCCGTACACCGTCGACCGCCCCGGCATTCCGGCCGGGAGGCCCGGTGATCCGCGCGAGATCGCCGCCGTCGTCGCCTTTCTCGCGTCCCCCGCCGCCGCCTACGTCACCGGCGCGTCCTGGACGGTGGACGGCGGGATGGGCCTGATGGGGGCCCAGGCCGCCCCACTGCTGACCTCGGACGCCTGGCGGCGGTGA
- a CDS encoding NAD(P)/FAD-dependent oxidoreductase produces the protein MDRPEWDLVIIGGGPAGTSAAAAALTADPGLRVLIVDRQDFPRDKVCGDGIAAEALDGLAALGFDLDAVLDGCPPLGRLRLTAPGGTVVDRRMARTVRVIPRELLDARLMADVRARGVAFERRTVRDVVAAADHVVVDGTLRASVVIGADGAESTVRRAASAQRGRRPADVPRRVALAMRGYAAELPGQADTQLITMSARHWPAYAWSFPLGDGRANVGYGELLTGRTLSRADLVAGMRRLLPGLDPEPTSLRAHRLPLSPGRPRIGDGRVLLAGDALSLVNPLSGEGIFYAVTSGALAGRAAAAAVTGGGDPGAAYRTTMTATLGRHLRTTDGLDRLLRRPLLLDAGVRAAAARQGAFDDLVRLSLADGTFTARLAAGVVGQLLPAPVRPRVR, from the coding sequence GTGGACCGACCCGAGTGGGACCTGGTGATCATCGGCGGCGGCCCGGCGGGGACCTCCGCCGCCGCGGCGGCCCTGACCGCCGATCCGGGCCTGCGGGTGCTCATCGTCGACCGGCAGGACTTCCCGCGCGACAAGGTGTGCGGGGACGGCATCGCCGCCGAGGCGCTGGACGGGCTCGCCGCGCTCGGGTTCGACCTGGATGCGGTGCTGGACGGCTGCCCGCCCCTGGGCCGGCTGCGGCTGACGGCACCGGGTGGCACGGTGGTCGACCGCCGGATGGCACGCACGGTGCGGGTGATCCCGCGGGAGTTGCTGGACGCCCGGCTGATGGCCGACGTGCGCGCCCGCGGCGTGGCGTTCGAGCGGCGCACGGTGCGGGATGTCGTCGCCGCGGCCGATCACGTGGTGGTCGACGGGACGCTGCGGGCGTCGGTCGTCATCGGCGCCGACGGCGCGGAATCGACGGTGCGGCGGGCGGCGTCGGCGCAGCGCGGCCGGCGGCCGGCCGATGTCCCGCGGCGGGTCGCACTGGCCATGCGCGGGTACGCCGCGGAGCTGCCCGGTCAGGCCGACACCCAGCTCATCACCATGTCGGCGCGGCACTGGCCGGCCTACGCCTGGAGCTTCCCGCTGGGCGACGGCCGGGCCAACGTCGGCTACGGCGAGCTGCTCACCGGACGCACGCTGAGCCGGGCCGATCTGGTCGCCGGGATGCGGCGGCTGCTGCCGGGGCTCGACCCGGAGCCGACCTCGCTGCGCGCGCACCGGTTGCCGCTGTCGCCGGGACGTCCGCGGATCGGTGACGGACGCGTGCTGCTGGCCGGTGACGCACTGTCGCTGGTCAACCCGCTCAGCGGGGAGGGGATCTTCTACGCGGTGACGTCCGGGGCGCTCGCGGGGCGTGCGGCGGCGGCCGCCGTCACCGGCGGCGGCGACCCCGGGGCCGCGTACCGGACCACGATGACCGCCACCCTGGGCCGACACCTGCGGACCACCGACGGTCTGGACCGGCTGCTCAGGCGGCCGTTGCTGCTCGACGCAGGGGTCCGCGCCGCGGCCGCCCGTCAGGGTGCCTTCGACGACCTGGTCCGGCTCAGCCTGGCCGACGGCACCTTCACCGCACGGCTGGCCGCCGGGGTCGTGGGCCAGCTGCTGCCGGCGCCGGTCCGCCCCCGCGTACGGTGA
- a CDS encoding FMN-dependent NADH-azoreductase — MPTLLHLDSSADRTGSVSRTLTARFAAGWTANGADHAVVRRDLHADPLPHLATHVLHWAPHLRRPDETVPAAAEDLQRTLIDELLAADVVVVGAPMYNWSLPSTLKAWVDNIHVPGTTAPFGDGPQPMAGRPVVIVSSRGAQYGPDTANAGLDHEIPALQQVLGVALGMSVYVVTAELTLAGRIAAMAPLAGEAEASLAAAEIALDAVVARLA, encoded by the coding sequence GTGCCCACCTTGCTGCACCTCGACTCGTCGGCCGACCGCACAGGCTCCGTCAGCCGCACCCTGACGGCCCGGTTCGCCGCGGGCTGGACCGCCAACGGCGCCGACCACGCGGTCGTCCGTCGGGATCTGCACGCCGACCCGCTCCCGCACCTCGCGACCCACGTCCTGCACTGGGCGCCGCATCTGCGCCGGCCGGACGAGACGGTGCCGGCCGCCGCGGAGGATCTGCAGCGGACCCTGATCGACGAGCTCCTGGCCGCGGACGTCGTCGTCGTCGGAGCCCCGATGTACAACTGGTCGCTGCCGTCGACGTTGAAGGCGTGGGTCGACAACATCCACGTCCCCGGAACGACCGCCCCGTTCGGCGACGGGCCGCAGCCGATGGCCGGCCGCCCGGTGGTGATCGTGTCCAGCCGCGGTGCCCAGTACGGGCCGGACACGGCCAACGCCGGCTTGGACCACGAGATCCCGGCGCTGCAGCAGGTTCTCGGGGTCGCTTTGGGAATGAGCGTCTACGTCGTCACAGCGGAGCTCACGCTGGCCGGTCGGATCGCCGCCATGGCGCCGCTGGCCGGCGAGGCCGAGGCGAGCCTCGCCGCCGCCGAAATCGCCCTGGACGCCGTGGTCGCCCGTCTCGCCTGA
- a CDS encoding DNA-formamidopyrimidine glycosylase family protein yields MPEGDTVFQLARRLRSSLDGRTITHGELRVAAHADVRMAGLTILNHDTHGKHLLTRLSENVTLHTHLKMTGSWTVTRPGRQLPRRLLPDVRVLMALDSGATAYGVSLPVVDLVATDRESDLIGHLGPDPLRADWDAAEAVARLGADPTRPLAAALLDQRLMAGLGNLWANELCFLRGYSPWTPVGEVDLPATVRLAARALKQSATVPGAMQVTTGNTRPGEQHWVSGRAGDPCRRCGTTIRVVAEVPGDPGRRRTWWCPNCQPGPGPDR; encoded by the coding sequence ATGCCCGAAGGTGACACGGTGTTCCAGCTGGCGCGACGACTGCGCTCCTCGCTCGACGGGCGCACCATCACGCACGGCGAACTGCGCGTCGCCGCCCACGCCGACGTCCGGATGGCCGGTCTGACGATCCTCAACCACGACACCCACGGCAAGCACCTGCTGACGCGGTTGTCGGAGAACGTCACGCTGCACACGCATCTGAAGATGACCGGGTCGTGGACGGTGACGCGGCCGGGGCGGCAGCTCCCCCGGCGGCTGTTGCCCGACGTCAGGGTGCTGATGGCCCTGGACAGCGGGGCCACGGCCTACGGTGTCAGCCTGCCGGTCGTCGACCTCGTCGCCACCGACCGGGAATCGGACCTGATCGGGCACCTCGGGCCGGACCCGCTGCGCGCCGACTGGGACGCGGCCGAGGCCGTCGCCCGGCTGGGCGCCGATCCGACCCGGCCGCTGGCCGCGGCGCTGCTGGATCAGCGCTTGATGGCCGGCCTGGGCAACCTGTGGGCCAACGAGCTGTGCTTCCTCCGCGGTTACAGCCCGTGGACGCCGGTCGGTGAGGTCGACCTGCCGGCGACGGTGCGGCTGGCGGCGCGGGCGCTCAAGCAGTCGGCGACCGTGCCCGGTGCCATGCAGGTGACGACCGGGAACACCCGGCCGGGCGAACAGCACTGGGTCTCCGGTCGCGCCGGTGACCCGTGCCGCCGCTGTGGCACCACCATCCGGGTCGTCGCCGAGGTCCCCGGTGACCCCGGTCGGCGCCGGACCTGGTGGTGCCCGAACTGTCAGCCCGGCCCGGGCCCCGACCGCTGA
- a CDS encoding VOC family protein — translation MPIPSSGYAHVRITVTDIGRSKSFYDELFGWPTAVDNSARVDEPGVTSSPQEFFGGVVYQTPSGALFGLRPSAPGGQRFDSEHVGLDHFSFLVESREVLIDAAAWFVAHDVEHGEIIDLTDSGLAILSFTDPDGIHGELTAPLG, via the coding sequence ATGCCCATCCCCAGCAGTGGTTACGCCCATGTCCGCATCACCGTCACCGACATCGGACGATCGAAGTCGTTCTACGACGAGCTGTTCGGCTGGCCGACCGCCGTCGACAACTCGGCCCGGGTCGATGAGCCCGGGGTCACCTCCTCACCGCAGGAGTTCTTCGGCGGCGTGGTCTACCAGACGCCGAGCGGCGCACTGTTCGGACTGCGCCCCAGTGCGCCCGGCGGTCAACGGTTCGACTCCGAGCACGTGGGTCTGGACCACTTCAGCTTTCTCGTCGAGTCGCGCGAGGTGCTGATCGACGCCGCCGCCTGGTTCGTCGCCCACGACGTCGAACACGGCGAGATCATCGATCTGACGGACTCCGGTCTGGCCATCCTGTCGTTCACCGACCCGGACGGCATCCACGGGGAACTGACCGCACCGCTGGGCTGA
- a CDS encoding VOC family protein, giving the protein MSSVLNPYLSFRDNAREALEFYRSVFGGELNISTFGEFGMSDDPALADHVMHGQLTTTQGFTLMASDTPPSMPLTVGDSVSVSLSGDDLTELGGYWDKLVDGGTVTVPMEPAPWGDTFGMCVDRFGINWLVNVAGSGQGG; this is encoded by the coding sequence ATGTCCAGCGTGCTCAATCCCTACCTCAGCTTCCGTGACAACGCGCGGGAGGCCCTCGAGTTCTACCGGTCCGTCTTCGGCGGCGAGCTGAACATCAGCACCTTCGGCGAATTCGGGATGTCGGACGACCCGGCGCTGGCCGACCACGTCATGCACGGTCAGTTGACCACCACCCAGGGCTTCACCCTGATGGCGTCGGACACCCCGCCGTCCATGCCGCTGACCGTCGGCGACTCGGTGTCGGTCTCGCTGAGCGGGGACGACCTCACCGAACTCGGCGGCTACTGGGACAAGCTGGTCGACGGCGGCACGGTCACCGTGCCGATGGAGCCCGCACCGTGGGGCGACACCTTCGGCATGTGCGTGGACCGGTTCGGCATCAACTGGCTGGTCAACGTGGCGGGCAGTGGGCAGGGCGGCTGA
- a CDS encoding NAD-dependent malic enzyme, producing MTNVPYQLVTEDGRVVARIAARGSAVLASPTINRGTAFTLEERDSLGLTGLLPTGVTTLDGQVRRVYAQYLEQSGDLRKWVYLANLRDRNEVLFYRLLTEHLSEMLPVVYTPTVGLAIERFSHEFRRPRGVYLSVDHPEDVETALRNTGLGEDDVDLLVATDSEGILGIGDQGVGGIEISIGKLAVYTAAAGIHPRRVLPVVLDMGTDNLTLLNDDMYLGERHARVRGRRYDDLIEAYVTACAKLFPNAMLHWEDFGAANARRILDKYAGTCCTFNDDMQGTAAVVLAAAFSAVKAAGTRISDQRVVIYGAGTAGLGIADMMRDQMVREGLSRQEATSRFYPLTRSGLLLDDMKLLDFQVPYARSRADVADWVDADGRIGLASVVAHARPTMMIGTSTQTGAFTEAIVRDMAAHTERPIIMPLSNPTSKCEALPADLIAWTDGRVLTATGSPFEPVVHEGRSYAIAQANNALVFPGLGLGVTVVRASRITDRMIAAAADAVAGMSDATTPGAPLLPSMDNLRRASAAVAIAVARAAVAEGLARTGLDDAIQQVHQAMWRPVYPAIQAV from the coding sequence GTGACGAACGTCCCCTACCAGCTGGTCACCGAGGACGGCCGGGTGGTCGCGCGGATCGCCGCCCGCGGCTCCGCCGTCCTCGCGTCGCCGACCATCAACCGGGGCACCGCGTTCACGCTCGAGGAGCGCGACTCGCTGGGGTTGACGGGGCTTCTCCCCACGGGGGTCACCACGTTGGACGGTCAGGTCCGCCGGGTGTACGCGCAGTACCTCGAGCAGTCCGGCGATCTGCGCAAGTGGGTCTACCTGGCCAACCTGCGCGACCGCAACGAGGTGCTGTTCTACCGGCTGCTCACCGAGCACCTCTCCGAGATGCTGCCCGTCGTCTACACCCCGACCGTGGGCCTGGCGATCGAACGGTTCAGCCACGAATTCCGCCGGCCGCGGGGCGTCTACCTGTCGGTGGACCACCCCGAGGACGTCGAGACCGCTCTGCGCAACACGGGTCTCGGCGAGGACGACGTCGACCTGCTGGTGGCCACCGATTCCGAGGGCATCCTCGGGATCGGTGACCAGGGCGTGGGCGGCATCGAGATCTCCATCGGCAAGCTGGCCGTCTACACCGCCGCCGCCGGCATCCACCCCCGCCGGGTGCTGCCGGTGGTGCTGGACATGGGCACCGACAACCTGACGCTGCTCAACGACGACATGTACCTCGGGGAACGGCACGCCCGGGTCCGCGGGCGGCGTTACGACGACCTCATCGAGGCCTACGTGACGGCGTGCGCGAAGTTGTTCCCGAACGCGATGCTGCACTGGGAGGACTTCGGGGCCGCCAACGCCCGCCGCATCCTCGACAAGTACGCCGGCACCTGCTGCACCTTCAACGACGACATGCAGGGCACCGCGGCGGTGGTCCTCGCCGCCGCGTTCTCCGCGGTGAAGGCGGCCGGCACCCGGATCAGCGACCAGCGGGTCGTCATCTACGGAGCCGGCACCGCGGGTCTGGGCATCGCCGACATGATGCGTGACCAGATGGTCCGCGAGGGGCTGTCGCGGCAGGAGGCGACCTCCCGCTTCTACCCGCTGACGCGCAGTGGGCTGTTGCTGGACGACATGAAACTGCTGGATTTCCAGGTGCCCTACGCCCGTTCGCGGGCCGACGTGGCCGACTGGGTCGACGCCGACGGCAGGATCGGTCTGGCCTCGGTCGTGGCGCACGCCCGCCCCACGATGATGATCGGCACGTCCACCCAGACCGGCGCCTTCACCGAGGCGATCGTGCGCGACATGGCCGCCCACACCGAGCGGCCGATCATCATGCCGCTGTCGAATCCGACCTCGAAGTGCGAGGCACTGCCCGCGGACCTCATCGCCTGGACGGACGGCCGCGTCCTCACCGCGACCGGCAGCCCGTTCGAACCGGTGGTCCACGAGGGTCGCAGCTACGCGATCGCACAGGCCAACAACGCCCTGGTCTTCCCCGGCCTCGGACTCGGCGTCACCGTCGTCAGGGCGAGCCGGATCACCGACCGCATGATCGCCGCGGCCGCCGACGCGGTCGCCGGGATGAGCGACGCCACGACGCCCGGCGCACCACTGCTGCCGTCGATGGACAACCTGCGGCGCGCCTCGGCCGCCGTGGCCATCGCGGTCGCCCGGGCAGCCGTCGCCGAGGGCCTGGCGCGGACCGGTCTGGACGACGCCATCCAGCAGGTGCACCAGGCGATGTGGCGACCGGTGTACCCCGCCATCCAGGCCGTCTGA
- a CDS encoding cation:dicarboxylate symporter family transporter, producing the protein MAGTVTIPEGKPKRKVGTHWLYIAVIVAVVLGIAVGLIFKKDAAGLATIGTAFVNLIKMMIGPIIFCTIVLGIGSIRKASQVGKVGGIALLYFVVMSTFALVLGLLVGNVIHPGDSLQAAGAAYEVPKTPGSGNFLLDIIPTSLLSSLTSGSVLQALFVALIVGFALQAMGKKGEPILNGIASIQKLVFKILAGIMWLAPIGAFGAIAGVVGNTGWSAIAALGMLVGVFYATCLVFVVVILGALLKFTTGHSIFSLMYYLRQEYLLIVATSSSETALPRLIAKMEHLGVSRPVVGIVVPTGYSFNLDGTAMYLTMASLFIGNALGTPLSGSEQISLLLFMIIASKGAAGVTGAGLATLGGGLASHRPDLVPGVGLIVAIDRFMSEARALTNFSGNAVATLIIGHWVREVDNDQVKRVFSRQDPFDDTDMLDEHHHVPGTQEAPKKVLVTDESTPRPHAAV; encoded by the coding sequence ATGGCAGGAACCGTCACCATTCCGGAGGGGAAGCCGAAGCGGAAGGTCGGCACCCACTGGCTCTACATCGCGGTGATCGTCGCGGTCGTCCTCGGCATCGCCGTCGGCCTCATCTTCAAGAAGGACGCGGCCGGGCTGGCCACCATCGGCACCGCGTTCGTCAACCTGATCAAGATGATGATCGGCCCGATCATCTTCTGCACGATCGTGCTAGGCATCGGTTCCATCCGGAAGGCCTCCCAGGTCGGCAAGGTCGGCGGCATCGCCCTGCTGTACTTCGTCGTGATGTCGACCTTCGCGCTCGTGCTGGGACTGCTCGTCGGCAACGTCATCCACCCCGGCGACAGCCTGCAGGCCGCGGGTGCGGCCTACGAGGTCCCCAAGACGCCGGGTTCCGGGAACTTCCTGCTGGACATCATCCCGACGTCCCTGCTGTCCTCGCTGACCTCCGGTTCGGTGCTGCAGGCCCTCTTCGTCGCCCTTATCGTCGGGTTCGCGCTGCAGGCCATGGGCAAGAAGGGCGAGCCGATCCTCAACGGCATCGCCAGCATCCAGAAGCTCGTCTTCAAGATCCTCGCCGGCATCATGTGGCTCGCCCCGATCGGTGCCTTCGGCGCCATCGCCGGCGTCGTCGGCAACACCGGCTGGTCGGCCATCGCCGCGCTCGGCATGCTCGTCGGCGTCTTCTACGCCACCTGCCTCGTGTTCGTCGTCGTCATCCTCGGCGCCCTGCTGAAGTTCACCACCGGGCACAGCATCTTCAGCTTGATGTACTACCTGCGCCAGGAGTACCTGCTGATCGTGGCGACCTCGTCGTCCGAGACGGCGCTGCCCCGCCTCATCGCCAAGATGGAGCACCTGGGCGTGTCCCGCCCCGTCGTCGGCATCGTCGTCCCGACCGGCTACTCGTTCAACCTGGACGGCACCGCCATGTACCTGACGATGGCCTCGCTGTTCATCGGCAACGCCCTGGGCACCCCGCTGTCGGGCTCCGAGCAGATCTCCCTGCTGCTGTTCATGATCATCGCCAGCAAGGGCGCCGCCGGCGTCACCGGTGCCGGCCTCGCCACCCTCGGTGGCGGTCTCGCCTCGCACCGGCCGGATCTCGTCCCCGGCGTCGGCCTCATCGTGGCCATCGACCGCTTCATGTCCGAAGCCCGCGCGCTGACCAACTTCTCGGGCAACGCGGTGGCCACCCTGATCATCGGGCACTGGGTCAGGGAGGTCGACAACGATCAGGTCAAGCGGGTCTTCTCCCGTCAGGATCCGTTCGACGACACCGACATGCTCGACGAGCACCACCACGTCCCGGGCACGCAGGAGGCGCCGAAGAAGGTCCTCGTCACCGACGAGTCGACCCCACGGCCGCACGCCGCGGTCTGA
- a CDS encoding sensor histidine kinase — translation MMTARSRVRRVSVASQLLILQTLLLLFVLGAAGLTSVLLAANREDQDTTDEVLRVADAVATDPWVGAQIATTDPTTTLQPYTERLRSATGADFIVVMDPDRTRFTHTDPTQIGGRFLGNIDRALAGQTFTETYTGTLGPSVRAVSPIRDAAGAIVALVSVGVTTDAIHSQFVAQLPVLLVGLMVALLTALVGATLVSRRLRRQTSGLDAKGLEELYASHDAVLHSIREGLVVVDDTRTIAMINDEAVRLLGVPGARAGARIADLPLPENLLDLLGSGVGARDEMHLANDRVLVVNQSDATFHGRTYGTVATLRDRTEMESLTGELDTVRAFAESLRSQAHEASNKLHTVVTLVETGRYDAAVEYATSELELSQWLTDRVVESVAEPVLAALLLGKTSQAAERGVELRITDDTRVPAGAVPVGDLVTVLGNLVDNALDATAEGPLDGVRVVEVAVLPEDGDLVVEVSDSGPGLPPEVQRSAFTRGWSTKVVTTPGGRGLGLALVDQVVRRHRGSIEVDDGPLGGAHFTVRLPMAGAPTPGPRPVVAATS, via the coding sequence ATGATGACAGCCAGATCCCGGGTCCGCCGGGTCAGCGTGGCGAGCCAGCTGCTCATCCTGCAGACGCTGTTGCTGCTGTTCGTGCTGGGTGCCGCCGGTCTGACCAGCGTGCTGTTGGCCGCGAACCGCGAGGATCAGGACACCACGGACGAGGTGCTGCGGGTGGCCGACGCGGTCGCCACCGATCCCTGGGTGGGCGCCCAGATCGCGACCACCGACCCGACCACCACGTTGCAGCCGTACACCGAGCGACTGCGGTCCGCGACGGGGGCGGACTTCATCGTCGTCATGGACCCCGACCGCACCCGGTTCACCCACACCGACCCCACCCAGATCGGCGGCCGCTTCCTCGGCAACATCGACCGGGCGCTGGCCGGGCAGACCTTCACCGAGACCTACACCGGCACCCTCGGGCCGTCGGTGCGGGCGGTGTCGCCGATCCGGGACGCCGCCGGCGCGATCGTGGCGCTGGTCAGCGTCGGTGTCACCACCGACGCCATCCACAGCCAGTTCGTCGCCCAGCTCCCCGTCCTGCTCGTGGGACTGATGGTGGCCCTGCTGACCGCACTCGTGGGGGCGACGTTGGTGAGCCGCCGGCTACGGCGGCAGACGAGCGGTCTGGACGCGAAGGGGCTGGAGGAGCTCTACGCCTCCCACGACGCGGTGCTGCACTCGATCCGCGAGGGACTGGTGGTGGTCGACGACACGCGCACCATCGCCATGATCAACGACGAGGCGGTGCGACTGCTGGGCGTCCCCGGGGCGCGGGCCGGCGCCCGGATCGCCGACCTCCCGCTGCCCGAGAATCTCCTCGACCTGCTGGGGTCGGGCGTCGGGGCCCGCGACGAGATGCATCTGGCCAACGACCGGGTGCTGGTGGTCAACCAGTCCGACGCGACCTTCCACGGCCGCACCTACGGCACCGTGGCGACGCTGCGCGACCGCACCGAGATGGAGTCGCTCACCGGCGAACTCGACACCGTCCGCGCGTTCGCCGAGTCGCTGCGCTCGCAGGCCCACGAGGCCTCCAACAAGCTGCACACCGTGGTCACACTGGTCGAGACCGGCCGGTACGACGCCGCCGTCGAGTACGCGACCTCGGAACTCGAGCTGTCGCAATGGCTCACCGACCGGGTGGTGGAGTCCGTCGCGGAGCCGGTGCTGGCCGCCCTGTTGCTGGGCAAGACGTCGCAGGCGGCCGAACGCGGGGTCGAGCTGCGGATCACCGACGACACCCGGGTGCCCGCCGGGGCCGTGCCGGTCGGGGACCTGGTCACCGTTCTGGGCAACCTCGTCGACAACGCCCTGGACGCGACGGCGGAGGGGCCGCTGGACGGGGTGCGGGTGGTCGAGGTGGCGGTGCTGCCCGAGGACGGCGATCTCGTCGTCGAGGTCTCCGACTCCGGACCGGGACTTCCCCCGGAGGTGCAGCGGTCGGCCTTCACCCGTGGTTGGTCGACCAAGGTCGTGACCACCCCCGGCGGCCGCGGCCTCGGACTGGCCCTCGTCGACCAGGTCGTGCGCCGGCACCGCGGCAGCATCGAGGTCGACGACGGTCCGCTCGGTGGCGCGCACTTCACCGTGCGGCTGCCCATGGCCGGTGCGCCGACGCCGGGGCCACGCCCGGTCGTCGCGGCGACCTCGTGA